One genomic segment of Chitinophaga parva includes these proteins:
- a CDS encoding ExbD/TolR family protein — protein sequence MAEMDTSSSGGKGKKHGGTKSKKHSTRVDMTPMVDLGFLLITFFMLTTTMSKPKTMDLIMPKDTKNEEEQNKVKESTALTILLGGKDRVYYYEGLAQDPNAAANPDFFKATTFAAKGGIRDEIIKKKEEVAKLRNAKGEPEDVVVIIKASDESTYKNFVGILDEMAINRISRYATVDITDQDKTWIKQTENANGNK from the coding sequence ATGGCAGAAATGGATACCAGCAGTAGTGGCGGGAAAGGTAAGAAACACGGTGGGACGAAATCCAAAAAACACTCTACCCGTGTGGATATGACACCAATGGTGGACCTCGGGTTCCTGCTCATTACTTTCTTCATGTTGACCACGACCATGTCCAAACCTAAAACGATGGACCTGATCATGCCGAAAGACACGAAGAACGAAGAAGAACAAAACAAGGTAAAAGAAAGTACCGCGTTGACCATATTACTGGGTGGAAAGGACCGCGTTTATTATTACGAAGGTCTGGCCCAGGATCCCAATGCTGCGGCAAATCCCGACTTCTTCAAGGCAACTACTTTCGCTGCAAAAGGCGGCATTCGTGATGAGATCATCAAGAAGAAAGAAGAAGTAGCCAAGCTTCGCAACGCAAAAGGCGAGCCCGAAGACGTAGTGGTGATCATCAAAGCATCTGACGAATCTACTTACAAGAACTTTGTAGGTATTCTGGATGAAATGGCAATCAACCGCATCTCCCGTTATGCTACCGTGGATATTACCGACCAGGATAAGACATGGATCAAGCAGACCGAAAATGCAAACGGTAATAAATAA
- a CDS encoding ExbD/TolR family protein, translated as MPKVKMPRKSTAIDMTAMCDVAFLLLTFFMLATKFKPDEPVTVITPSSINTQLLPDSDVMLFTVDKDGRVFFSMDGQPKRRKLIEDLNTQYHLGLDDKEMNNFAVGGSVGTDIKNLKAYLGMNADQRKASGLEKGIPTDSVNGELGQWIEYGTTAQAGSSGLNKLSYCIKADNQTPYPVIKDILDTFKKKHIQKLNLVTNLEAIPPGTAAALAQEETKPAK; from the coding sequence ATGCCAAAAGTAAAAATGCCAAGAAAAAGCACGGCCATCGACATGACGGCGATGTGTGACGTAGCTTTTCTGCTTTTAACTTTCTTTATGTTGGCTACGAAGTTCAAGCCGGACGAGCCGGTGACGGTAATCACACCGTCTTCTATTAATACACAGCTTTTACCGGATTCCGACGTGATGTTATTCACGGTTGACAAAGACGGTCGTGTATTCTTCAGCATGGACGGACAGCCCAAGAGAAGAAAGTTAATCGAGGACCTGAACACACAATATCATTTGGGTCTGGACGATAAAGAAATGAACAACTTTGCTGTAGGGGGTTCTGTAGGTACAGATATCAAAAATCTGAAAGCCTACCTGGGGATGAACGCAGACCAGCGTAAAGCCTCCGGCCTTGAAAAAGGCATTCCTACTGACTCAGTGAACGGCGAGTTGGGACAGTGGATCGAGTACGGTACTACTGCGCAGGCAGGCAGCTCCGGTCTTAACAAACTGTCTTACTGTATCAAAGCTGACAACCAGACGCCTTATCCGGTGATCAAAGACATCCTGGATACGTTTAAGAAGAAGCACATACAGAAACTCAACCTGGTTACCAACCTGGAAGCTATCCCCCCGGGAACCGCTGCTGCGCTGGCACAGGAAGAAACCAAACCGGCAAAGTAA
- a CDS encoding MotA/TolQ/ExbB proton channel family protein, whose protein sequence is MAETKTTVTAANAKTASHQPAKSSNLFSSLAVPICLVIGFCLYYFVLGNPANFQGGNVEGKPVEAGIGKWFGTVYHGGVVVPILLSVLLTCLTFVIERALYLSKAKGKFSGAELVRKVQYHLANKNVDAALAECDKQKGSVGNVLKAGLKKYKEMIGNTELDTEQKLLQIKNEIEETTALELPMMEKNLVFLSTIASVATLLGLFGTVLGMIKAFTAMSAGGAPDSSQLALGISEALINTALGIGTSALAIISYNYFTTNIDGITYAIDESGFTLTQSFAANHK, encoded by the coding sequence ATGGCTGAGACTAAAACAACTGTGACTGCAGCTAATGCAAAGACGGCTTCTCATCAACCAGCGAAATCATCTAACCTGTTCTCCTCGCTGGCTGTGCCCATCTGCCTGGTGATCGGCTTCTGCCTGTACTACTTTGTACTGGGCAACCCCGCTAACTTCCAGGGTGGCAACGTTGAGGGCAAACCAGTTGAAGCGGGCATTGGAAAATGGTTTGGCACTGTTTATCACGGTGGTGTCGTGGTACCCATCCTGTTGTCAGTTCTGCTGACTTGCTTGACTTTCGTAATTGAGCGTGCACTGTACCTGAGCAAAGCTAAAGGTAAATTCAGCGGCGCTGAACTGGTAAGAAAAGTACAGTACCACCTGGCTAACAAAAACGTAGACGCTGCACTGGCTGAGTGCGACAAACAGAAAGGTTCTGTAGGTAACGTACTGAAAGCCGGCCTGAAAAAATACAAGGAAATGATCGGCAACACTGAGCTGGACACAGAACAGAAACTGCTGCAGATCAAAAACGAAATCGAAGAAACGACTGCCCTGGAACTGCCCATGATGGAAAAGAACCTGGTGTTCCTGTCCACTATCGCTTCCGTAGCTACCCTGCTCGGTCTGTTCGGTACTGTATTGGGTATGATCAAGGCGTTTACCGCTATGTCTGCCGGTGGCGCACCCGATTCTTCCCAGCTGGCACTCGGTATCTCAGAAGCGTTGATCAACACCGCACTGGGTATCGGTACTTCTGCACTGGCTATCATCTCTTACAACTACTTCACTACCAACATCGACGGTATCACTTACGCTATCGATGAGTCTGGCTTTACTCTGACTCAGAGCTTCGCCGCTAACCACAAATAA